A genomic stretch from Photobacterium atrarenae includes:
- a CDS encoding c-type cytochrome, translating into MELSLRQLIVAAVAAMTFAGSAVAADMSDEAIAERIKPVGSVYLEGDAPAGDAVAAGPRSGDAVYGTFCVACHGSGVMGAPKKGSADDWAARLTKGKDVLADHAINGFNAMPAKGSCMDCSDDEIIAAIDHMIEGL; encoded by the coding sequence ATGGAATTATCTCTTCGACAACTAATCGTAGCCGCAGTAGCAGCAATGACCTTTGCCGGCTCTGCCGTGGCCGCTGATATGTCAGACGAAGCTATTGCAGAACGTATCAAGCCGGTTGGCTCTGTCTATCTGGAAGGCGATGCCCCGGCAGGTGATGCCGTCGCAGCGGGCCCTCGCAGCGGCGATGCCGTCTATGGCACCTTCTGTGTCGCCTGTCACGGCAGCGGTGTGATGGGAGCGCCGAAGAAAGGCAGCGCCGATGATTGGGCCGCACGCCTGACAAAAGGAAAAGATGTGCTGGCCGACCACGCGATCAACGGCTTCAATGCAATGCCGGCCAAAGGGTCTTGTATGGACTGTAGCGATGATGAAATCATTGCCGCAATCGATCATATGATTGAAGGGCTGTAA
- a CDS encoding TetR/AcrR family transcriptional regulator, translating into MRATEKLLADYGFHGLSMQMVAREAGVATGTIYRYFEDKQDLLHQLYDHILSRVAQLVTQNVTDDMPLKERFRTMWLNIWAMAYQEDAPLINRGQFENLPRRNTLEQQQLEQKLFSKVHRLFEEGKAQGLLKPLDNEILSVLGLEPSACLARKHLTGVLHVDEKSREAALEACWDAITQHD; encoded by the coding sequence ATGCGCGCAACCGAAAAATTATTGGCGGACTATGGGTTTCACGGCCTGTCAATGCAGATGGTCGCCAGAGAAGCCGGGGTCGCAACAGGGACGATTTATCGCTACTTCGAAGATAAACAAGACCTGCTGCACCAGCTCTACGACCATATTCTGTCCCGGGTGGCCCAGTTGGTCACCCAGAACGTTACCGATGACATGCCACTGAAAGAACGTTTCCGTACCATGTGGCTGAATATCTGGGCAATGGCGTATCAGGAAGATGCCCCGCTGATCAATCGTGGTCAGTTCGAGAACCTGCCCCGGCGTAACACCCTGGAGCAGCAACAGCTCGAACAAAAACTGTTTTCCAAAGTGCATCGCCTGTTTGAAGAAGGCAAAGCCCAGGGGCTGTTGAAACCGCTCGACAACGAAATACTCAGTGTACTCGGCCTTGAGCCCAGTGCATGTCTGGCACGTAAACACCTAACCGGTGTCCTGCATGTTGATGAGAAAAGCCGAGAGGCGGCTCTCGAAGCCTGCTGGGATGCCATAACACAGCATGACTAA
- the rep gene encoding DNA helicase Rep, with translation MKLNPRQTEAVKYVSGPCLVLAGAGSGKTRVITNKIAYLVQQCDYKARNIAALTFTNKAAREMKERVGQTLGRQEAKGLMVSTFHTLGLNMIRREYKALGLKAGFSLFDDQDQMALLKELTEKQIDGDKDLLKQLLSTISNWKNDMLSPADAKSHAKSEKDQLFAFCYEMYQKQMKAYNALDFDDLILMPVLLLRDNQEVRQRWQNRIRYLLVDEYQDTNTSQYLFVKLLVGERSRFTVVGDDDQSIYSWRGAQPENLALLNQDFPSLKVIKLEQNYRSTSRILRTANILIANNPHIFEKILFSEIPDGELLKVITAKNEEHEAERVVGELIAHRFLNNTAYKDYAILYRGNHQSRLFEKALMQNRIPYKISGGTSFFARAEIKDIMAYLRLLTNQDDDNAFLRIVNTPRREIGPVTLEKLGTYANMRGKSLFEASFEIGLEQHLGGRGLESLRRFTRWVVELSDNAERGDTVAAVRQLIRDINYEDWLYESSASPKAAEMRMKNVSDLYSWITADLEGDNYDQEAKSLKEVVQRLTLRDMMERGEDDDDADQVQLMTLHASKGLEFPYVYLIGTEEGILPHQTSIDEDNVEEERRLAYVGITRAQKELTFTLCKERRQFGELLKPEPSRFLYELPQDDLDWETEKKPLSQQERMQKGQAHIANIRAMFNK, from the coding sequence ATGAAACTGAACCCAAGGCAAACCGAAGCAGTAAAATACGTGTCTGGCCCCTGTTTGGTGCTGGCCGGTGCCGGTTCGGGAAAAACCCGGGTGATCACCAATAAAATTGCGTACCTGGTTCAGCAGTGTGATTATAAAGCCCGCAATATTGCGGCGCTGACCTTTACCAACAAGGCGGCGCGGGAAATGAAAGAGCGGGTCGGGCAGACGTTGGGCCGCCAGGAAGCCAAAGGACTGATGGTGTCGACTTTCCATACCCTGGGGCTGAATATGATCCGTCGCGAATACAAAGCTCTGGGTCTGAAGGCCGGATTTTCCCTGTTTGACGATCAGGACCAGATGGCGCTGCTCAAAGAGCTGACCGAGAAGCAGATCGATGGTGACAAAGATCTGCTCAAACAGCTGTTGTCGACCATCTCCAATTGGAAAAATGACATGCTATCGCCGGCGGATGCTAAATCGCATGCCAAATCTGAGAAAGATCAGCTGTTTGCCTTTTGCTATGAGATGTATCAGAAGCAGATGAAGGCCTATAACGCGCTGGATTTTGATGATCTGATCCTGATGCCGGTGCTGCTGCTGCGGGATAATCAGGAAGTACGTCAGCGCTGGCAGAACCGGATTCGTTATCTGCTGGTGGACGAATACCAGGATACCAACACCAGCCAGTACCTGTTTGTGAAGTTGTTGGTGGGTGAGCGCTCACGTTTTACCGTGGTTGGAGATGACGATCAGTCGATTTATTCCTGGCGGGGCGCTCAGCCGGAAAACCTGGCGCTGCTGAATCAGGACTTTCCGTCACTGAAAGTGATTAAGCTGGAGCAGAACTATCGTTCGACCAGCAGGATCCTGCGTACCGCCAATATTCTGATTGCCAACAACCCGCACATCTTCGAGAAAATCCTGTTCTCGGAAATTCCCGATGGCGAGCTGCTCAAAGTGATCACCGCCAAGAATGAAGAGCATGAAGCGGAGAGAGTGGTCGGGGAGCTGATTGCCCACCGCTTCCTCAATAACACTGCTTATAAAGACTATGCGATTTTGTATCGCGGTAACCACCAGTCTCGGCTGTTTGAAAAAGCCCTGATGCAAAACCGGATTCCGTACAAAATCTCCGGCGGGACCTCATTTTTTGCCCGGGCTGAAATCAAAGATATCATGGCCTATTTGCGCTTGCTGACCAATCAGGATGACGATAATGCATTTCTGCGTATTGTGAACACCCCGCGCCGTGAGATCGGCCCGGTCACCCTGGAAAAACTCGGTACTTATGCCAATATGCGGGGCAAGAGTTTGTTCGAAGCCAGTTTCGAGATCGGGTTGGAGCAACATCTGGGCGGACGCGGGCTGGAGTCTCTGCGCCGGTTTACCCGTTGGGTGGTTGAGCTGAGTGATAATGCCGAGCGTGGCGATACGGTGGCCGCGGTGCGGCAGCTGATCCGGGATATTAATTATGAAGACTGGCTCTACGAGAGCTCGGCCAGCCCGAAAGCCGCCGAGATGCGGATGAAGAATGTCTCCGATCTGTACAGCTGGATCACAGCTGACCTGGAGGGAGACAATTATGATCAGGAAGCCAAGAGCCTCAAAGAAGTGGTTCAGCGCCTGACCCTGCGCGATATGATGGAGCGGGGCGAGGACGATGATGATGCCGATCAGGTCCAGTTGATGACGCTGCATGCCTCCAAGGGGCTGGAGTTCCCGTATGTCTACTTGATCGGGACGGAAGAGGGGATCCTGCCGCACCAGACCAGTATCGATGAAGACAATGTCGAGGAAGAACGTCGCCTGGCGTATGTCGGGATCACCCGGGCCCAGAAGGAGTTGACTTTTACCCTGTGTAAGGAGCGGCGTCAGTTCGGTGAATTGCTCAAGCCGGAACCGAGCCGGTTCCTCTATGAACTGCCGCAGGACGACCTGGACTGGGAGACCGAGAAAAAACCGCTGAGCCAGCAAGAGCGGATGCAAAAAGGCCAGGCACATATTGCCAATATCCGGGCGATGTTTAACAAGTAG
- a CDS encoding ABC transporter substrate-binding protein, which translates to MKTIKTKLAVALMAAGLSFSAAAADIKVAYDADPVSLDPHEQLSGGTLQMSHMVFDPLIRFTQDLDFEPRLAESWERVDDTTFRFSLRKGVKFHSGNELTADDVVWTFDRLKRSADFKAIFEPYTEMKKVDAYTVELKSKGPYPLVLQTATYIFPMDSKFYSGKTADGKDKSELVKHGNSFASTNVSGTGPFIVTAREQGVEVIFERFNDYWDQDSEGNVDKLTLVPIKEDATRVAALLSGGVDMIYPVAPNDHRRVKNTKGIELVTLPGTRIITFQMNQNSNEALKDVRVRQAIVHAINNEGIVKKIMKGFATAAGQQGPEGYAGYDANLVPRYDLKKAKQLMKEAGYEKGFKLTMMAPNNRYVNDAKVAQAAAAMLSKIGIKVDLKTMPKAQYWPEFDVCAADMMMIGWHSDTEDSANFSEFLTMTRNEETGKGQYNCGHYSNPEVDRLVEASNVETDPAKRAQMLQKVEATLYNDAAFVPLHWQNLAWGASEKLNIKPIVNAMNYPYFGDLVVEE; encoded by the coding sequence ATGAAAACCATCAAGACCAAGCTGGCTGTGGCGCTCATGGCCGCAGGCCTGAGCTTTAGTGCTGCTGCTGCAGATATCAAGGTTGCTTATGACGCGGATCCGGTCTCGCTTGATCCCCATGAGCAGCTGTCCGGCGGTACACTGCAAATGTCTCATATGGTCTTTGACCCGCTGATCCGTTTTACCCAGGATCTGGATTTTGAGCCGCGTCTGGCTGAGAGCTGGGAGCGTGTCGATGATACAACATTTCGCTTTTCACTGCGCAAAGGGGTGAAATTCCACTCCGGCAACGAGCTGACAGCCGACGATGTGGTTTGGACTTTTGATCGCCTCAAGCGCTCCGCTGACTTCAAAGCGATCTTTGAACCTTACACCGAGATGAAGAAGGTTGATGCCTACACGGTTGAGCTGAAATCCAAAGGTCCTTATCCGCTGGTGCTGCAAACCGCGACCTACATTTTCCCGATGGACAGCAAGTTCTACAGCGGTAAAACCGCGGACGGCAAAGATAAATCTGAGCTGGTCAAGCACGGCAACTCTTTTGCATCGACGAATGTTTCCGGGACCGGTCCGTTTATTGTGACAGCCCGTGAGCAGGGCGTTGAAGTGATCTTTGAGCGTTTTAATGACTACTGGGATCAGGACTCGGAAGGCAATGTCGACAAGCTGACTCTGGTGCCGATCAAAGAAGATGCCACCCGGGTGGCAGCCTTGCTGTCCGGTGGCGTGGATATGATTTATCCGGTGGCACCGAATGACCATCGCCGGGTGAAAAACACCAAGGGGATTGAGCTGGTGACCCTGCCCGGGACTCGGATCATCACGTTCCAGATGAACCAGAACAGCAATGAAGCGCTGAAAGATGTCCGCGTTCGCCAGGCGATTGTCCATGCGATCAATAACGAAGGGATCGTGAAGAAAATCATGAAGGGCTTCGCGACAGCTGCTGGCCAGCAAGGTCCGGAAGGCTATGCCGGCTATGATGCGAACCTGGTACCACGCTATGATCTGAAGAAAGCCAAGCAGCTGATGAAAGAAGCAGGCTACGAGAAAGGCTTTAAGCTGACCATGATGGCGCCGAACAACCGTTATGTGAATGATGCCAAAGTCGCACAGGCTGCTGCGGCCATGCTGTCGAAAATCGGCATTAAGGTTGATCTGAAAACCATGCCGAAAGCACAGTACTGGCCTGAGTTTGATGTCTGTGCGGCGGACATGATGATGATTGGCTGGCACTCAGATACGGAAGATTCCGCAAACTTCTCAGAGTTCCTGACCATGACCCGCAACGAAGAAACGGGTAAGGGCCAGTACAACTGTGGCCACTACTCGAATCCGGAAGTAGACCGCCTGGTTGAAGCTTCGAATGTGGAAACTGATCCGGCCAAACGTGCGCAGATGCTGCAGAAAGTGGAGGCGACCCTGTATAACGATGCCGCGTTTGTCCCGCTGCACTGGCAGAACCTGGCCTGGGGTGCCAGCGAGAAGCTGAACATCAAGCCGATTGTGAATGCGATGAACTATCCGTACTTCGGCGATCTGGTGGTTGAAGAGTAA
- a CDS encoding multidrug efflux RND transporter permease subunit: MRFTDVFIKRPVLAVSISFLIALLGLQAIFKMQVREYPDMTNTVVTVTTGYYGASADLIQGFITQPLEQAIAQADNIDFMTSSSVLGSSTITVTMKLNTDPNAALADILAKTNSVRSQLPKEAEDPTVTMSTGSTTAVMYIGFTSDELASSQITDYMERVINPQFFTVNGVSKVDLYGGMKYALRVWLDPAKMAAYNLTASDVMNVLNANNYQSATGQAIGEYVLYNGTAETQVTNTDDLEKLVVSTQDGQVIRLGDIAKVTLEKSHDAYRASANGREAVVAAINATPSANPINIAADIRELLPELQRNMPSNIQMDILYDSTIAINESINEVIKTIAEAALIVLVVITLFLGSFRAVIIPIVTIPLSLIGVAMVMQSFGFSWNLMTLLAMVLAIGLVVDDAIVVLENVDRHIKLGESPFRAAIIGTREIAVPVIAMTLTLGAVYAPIAMMGGITGSLFKEFALTLAGAVFVSGIVALTLSPMMCSKMLKAHEKPSKFESSVHDFLDRMTNRYTKMLSGIMKMRPVVIVFAVIVFASLPMLFRFIPSELAPAEDKGVLMLMGTAPSNANLDYIQNSMAQVNQMLADQPEVAFSQVFSGVPASNQAFGIASMVPWSEREASQAEVVERVTGLVKDVPEMAITAFQMPELPGAGSGLPLQFVITTPNHFESLFQVATDILADVKSNPMFVYSDLDLNYDSATMKIRIDKDKAGAYGVTMQDIGITLSTMMADGYVNRIDLDGRSYEVIPQVERKYRLNPESLNGFYVRAADGKSIPLGSLVTIDVIAEPRALPHFNQLNSATIGAVPAPGTAMGSAIDWFISDAAEKLPAGYQYDFMGESRQFVTEGNALFVTFGLALAIIFLVLAIQFESLRDPLVIMVSVPLAICGALIALSWGAASMNIYSQVGLITLIGLITKHGILICEVAKEEQLHHQKDRMAAVMEAAKVRLRPILMTTAAMIAGLIPLLYATGAGAAQRFSIGIVIVSGLAIGTLFTLFVLPVIYTYLASVHKPLPIFVEDKDLEKLKRADEARNALKAQDVV; the protein is encoded by the coding sequence ATGCGTTTTACTGATGTTTTTATTAAACGTCCTGTCCTGGCAGTCTCGATCAGTTTTCTGATTGCCCTGCTCGGCCTGCAAGCCATTTTCAAAATGCAGGTACGAGAATACCCGGACATGACCAATACGGTTGTCACCGTCACAACCGGCTACTACGGGGCCAGTGCTGACCTGATCCAGGGCTTTATTACCCAGCCGCTGGAGCAGGCCATTGCACAGGCCGATAACATCGACTTCATGACCTCATCTTCGGTGCTGGGAAGCTCGACTATCACGGTCACCATGAAGCTCAATACAGATCCGAATGCCGCCCTGGCGGATATTCTGGCCAAGACCAACTCGGTACGCTCCCAACTGCCGAAAGAGGCTGAGGATCCAACCGTCACCATGTCGACCGGCTCGACAACGGCAGTGATGTATATCGGCTTTACCAGTGACGAACTGGCCTCAAGCCAGATCACTGACTACATGGAACGAGTAATCAACCCGCAGTTCTTCACCGTCAACGGGGTATCCAAAGTCGACTTGTACGGCGGAATGAAATATGCCCTGCGCGTCTGGTTAGACCCGGCTAAAATGGCTGCTTATAACCTGACTGCATCAGACGTGATGAACGTCCTGAATGCCAACAATTACCAGTCGGCGACCGGTCAGGCAATTGGCGAATACGTACTCTATAACGGCACCGCAGAAACCCAGGTGACGAACACCGATGATCTGGAAAAGCTGGTCGTCTCGACCCAGGATGGCCAGGTGATCCGCCTCGGCGACATTGCCAAGGTCACCCTGGAGAAAAGTCATGATGCCTACCGGGCTTCAGCCAACGGCCGGGAAGCTGTGGTAGCTGCGATTAATGCGACACCAAGCGCCAACCCGATCAACATCGCTGCGGATATCCGCGAACTGCTACCTGAGCTGCAACGGAACATGCCAAGCAACATCCAGATGGACATCCTGTATGACTCCACCATCGCGATCAATGAGTCAATCAACGAGGTAATCAAGACCATCGCCGAAGCAGCGCTGATCGTTCTGGTGGTGATCACCCTGTTCCTCGGCTCATTCCGCGCCGTGATTATCCCGATTGTTACCATTCCGCTGTCGCTGATCGGCGTTGCCATGGTGATGCAGAGCTTCGGTTTCTCCTGGAACCTGATGACCCTGCTGGCGATGGTACTGGCCATCGGTTTGGTGGTCGATGATGCAATCGTGGTACTGGAAAACGTCGACCGTCACATCAAACTGGGTGAATCACCGTTCCGGGCTGCGATTATAGGCACCCGGGAAATTGCCGTACCGGTGATTGCGATGACCCTGACCCTGGGTGCGGTATATGCGCCGATTGCGATGATGGGCGGGATCACCGGCTCCCTGTTCAAGGAATTTGCCCTGACCCTGGCCGGTGCGGTCTTCGTCTCTGGGATTGTGGCCCTGACCCTGTCGCCGATGATGTGTTCAAAAATGCTCAAAGCCCATGAAAAGCCAAGCAAGTTTGAATCATCCGTGCACGACTTCCTTGATCGAATGACCAACCGCTATACCAAGATGCTGAGCGGGATCATGAAAATGCGCCCGGTGGTGATTGTATTTGCAGTGATCGTATTTGCCAGTCTGCCGATGTTGTTCCGCTTTATTCCAAGTGAGCTGGCACCGGCGGAGGACAAAGGGGTACTGATGCTGATGGGTACCGCCCCATCCAATGCCAACCTGGACTACATCCAGAACTCCATGGCCCAGGTCAACCAAATGCTGGCCGATCAACCGGAAGTGGCTTTCTCCCAGGTTTTCTCCGGCGTTCCAGCCTCCAACCAGGCGTTTGGTATCGCCTCTATGGTACCTTGGAGTGAGCGCGAAGCCAGTCAGGCGGAAGTAGTTGAGCGCGTCACCGGGCTGGTCAAAGATGTGCCGGAGATGGCGATCACAGCCTTCCAGATGCCGGAGCTACCGGGTGCCGGCTCAGGTCTGCCGCTGCAGTTCGTCATCACCACGCCGAACCACTTCGAGAGCCTGTTCCAGGTCGCAACTGACATTCTGGCGGATGTAAAAAGCAACCCGATGTTTGTCTACTCCGATTTGGATCTGAACTATGATTCGGCGACGATGAAGATCCGCATCGACAAAGACAAGGCCGGTGCGTACGGCGTCACCATGCAGGATATCGGGATCACCCTGAGCACCATGATGGCAGATGGCTACGTCAACCGGATTGACCTAGACGGCCGCTCCTATGAAGTGATCCCGCAGGTCGAGCGCAAGTACCGCCTCAACCCGGAATCTCTGAATGGCTTCTATGTTCGTGCCGCCGATGGCAAATCTATTCCGCTGGGCAGCCTTGTGACCATCGATGTCATTGCGGAGCCACGTGCACTGCCGCACTTCAACCAGCTCAACTCAGCGACCATTGGTGCCGTACCAGCACCAGGCACGGCAATGGGCTCGGCGATCGACTGGTTCATCAGCGATGCCGCAGAGAAACTACCGGCAGGTTACCAATACGACTTCATGGGAGAGTCACGCCAGTTCGTTACCGAAGGTAACGCACTGTTCGTCACCTTTGGCTTGGCGCTGGCGATCATCTTCCTAGTCCTGGCGATCCAGTTCGAGTCCCTGCGTGATCCGCTGGTAATTATGGTCTCGGTGCCGCTGGCAATCTGTGGCGCACTGATTGCGCTGTCTTGGGGCGCAGCATCGATGAACATCTACTCACAAGTCGGTCTCATCACCCTAATTGGCCTGATCACCAAACACGGAATCCTGATCTGTGAGGTCGCCAAGGAAGAGCAGTTGCATCATCAAAAAGATCGCATGGCGGCCGTTATGGAAGCAGCCAAAGTCCGTCTGCGTCCGATCCTGATGACCACGGCAGCGATGATTGCTGGTCTGATCCCACTGCTGTACGCCACCGGCGCCGGGGCTGCGCAGCGCTTTAGTATCGGGATCGTGATTGTCTCCGGCCTGGCGATTGGGACCCTGTTTACTCTGTTCGTCCTGCCGGTGATTTACACTTATCTGGCCAGCGTTCACAAGCCACTGCCAATTTTTGTCGAGGACAAAGATCTGGAAAAGCTTAAGCGGGCTGACGAAGCGCGTAATGCATTGAAAGCCCAGGACGTTGTTTAA
- a CDS encoding efflux RND transporter periplasmic adaptor subunit, with translation MKKWIVMLFLALLLFGTVIGFNLFKQQKIAEYMANMPEPEFPVTVMEAMPADWVPAIEAIGFIEPNQGVTITTEVSGVIDKIDFESGATVKAGQPLVYLDSSVEKANLKSSEARLPAAKAKYIRYQGLYKKGSISKEAYDDAEASYFSLSADIESLKATIGRRTIKAPFDGVVGLRNVYLGQYIQPADDIVRLEDTTLMRLRFTVPQTDISDIHLGQDVEIFVDAYPETPFNGKISAIEPAVNFQSGLVQVQADIPNNNGQLRSGMFARANIILPTQENQVILPQTAITFTLYGDNVYLVNKGDQGELRVRQSVVKTGERKGASVHVLEGVQAGDMVVTSGQVRLSNNAKVRIVESNALEVPAETPML, from the coding sequence ATGAAAAAATGGATAGTAATGCTATTTCTCGCACTGCTGCTGTTTGGAACCGTTATCGGTTTCAACCTGTTTAAGCAGCAAAAGATAGCGGAATACATGGCCAATATGCCGGAGCCGGAATTTCCGGTCACGGTGATGGAAGCGATGCCTGCTGACTGGGTGCCGGCGATTGAAGCCATCGGCTTTATCGAACCAAATCAAGGGGTCACCATCACCACGGAAGTCTCCGGCGTGATCGACAAAATTGACTTTGAATCCGGGGCGACCGTGAAAGCCGGTCAACCACTGGTCTACCTGGACTCCTCGGTGGAAAAAGCCAACCTGAAAAGTTCCGAGGCTCGCCTGCCAGCAGCCAAGGCCAAATATATTCGCTACCAGGGTCTGTACAAAAAAGGGTCGATCTCGAAAGAAGCGTATGATGATGCAGAAGCATCCTACTTCTCTCTGTCAGCCGATATTGAAAGCCTGAAAGCAACCATCGGTCGCCGGACCATCAAAGCGCCGTTCGACGGTGTGGTCGGCCTGCGCAACGTCTATCTGGGCCAGTATATCCAGCCAGCCGATGACATTGTTCGCCTCGAAGATACCACCCTGATGCGCCTGCGCTTTACTGTGCCGCAAACCGATATCTCAGATATCCACCTCGGTCAGGATGTGGAGATTTTTGTCGACGCATACCCGGAAACCCCGTTCAACGGCAAAATCAGCGCAATTGAACCGGCAGTCAACTTCCAGAGTGGCCTGGTTCAGGTACAAGCTGATATCCCGAATAACAACGGCCAGCTGCGCAGCGGGATGTTCGCCCGGGCAAATATCATCCTGCCGACCCAGGAAAACCAGGTGATCCTGCCACAGACCGCAATCACCTTCACCTTGTACGGCGATAATGTCTACCTGGTGAACAAAGGTGATCAGGGTGAGCTGCGCGTTCGTCAGTCCGTCGTCAAAACCGGCGAGCGGAAAGGAGCGAGCGTACATGTACTTGAAGGTGTCCAAGCCGGTGATATGGTGGTCACGTCAGGTCAGGTTCGCCTGAGTAATAACGCCAAAGTGCGCATTGTCGAAAGCAATGCCCTGGAAGTGCCTGCTGAAACCCCAATGCTATAA
- a CDS encoding dipeptide ABC transporter ATP-binding protein produces the protein MALLEVKNLRIEYPSRHGVHAAVKSLSFSIERGEIVGVVGESGAGKSTVGNAVIDLLSPPGQIASGDVFLDGEKISGLTPEEMRKVRGSKIGFIFQDPMTSLNPLFTVEQQLTETIITNLAVSKEEAYTRAVNLMAQVGIPQPELRIKQFPHQFSGGMRQRVVIAIALAGEPDLIIADEPTTALDVSIQDQILNLIRELCVKKNVGCMLVTHDMGVVANVTDRVAVMYRGDLVEIGKTAQVLGQPSHPYTQSLISAVPRSDVKLERFPLVSYIEEAGEMSQLDVKNHWLGQSQDQRSYTGALLQVDNVNLRFVTKHSFFESRREYVQASNNVSFEIFEGETFGLVGESGSGKSTIARVIAGLYPPNSGKVVFEGIDLTGLKSEAERRPLRRQMQMVFQNPYSSMNPRMKIADIIAEPIRFHQLTENDAQTRQIVNDLLDHVGLGRAAGVKYPHEFSGGQRQRISIARALATRPRLLICDEPTSALDVSVQAQILNLLKDLQDELNLTMLFISHDLPVIRQMCDRIGVMQMGTLLEVSPTEQLFNSPQHEYSKQLISLMPEFKGMSQEGLKLA, from the coding sequence ATGGCACTATTAGAAGTTAAAAATCTCCGTATCGAATATCCTTCCCGCCATGGGGTCCATGCTGCGGTGAAATCACTGTCGTTTTCGATTGAGCGCGGTGAAATTGTCGGTGTGGTCGGTGAATCGGGCGCGGGGAAATCGACGGTGGGTAACGCCGTGATCGATCTTCTGAGTCCGCCGGGGCAGATCGCCAGTGGCGATGTATTCTTGGATGGTGAAAAAATATCGGGTTTGACCCCGGAAGAGATGCGCAAGGTACGCGGCTCTAAGATTGGGTTTATTTTCCAGGATCCGATGACGTCATTGAATCCGCTGTTCACGGTGGAGCAGCAGCTGACCGAAACTATTATCACCAATCTGGCTGTTAGTAAGGAAGAAGCCTATACCCGTGCGGTTAACCTGATGGCGCAGGTCGGCATTCCGCAGCCGGAATTGCGGATCAAGCAATTTCCACATCAATTTTCTGGCGGGATGCGTCAGCGGGTGGTGATTGCTATTGCGCTGGCTGGCGAGCCGGATCTGATCATCGCTGATGAGCCGACCACCGCACTCGATGTCTCCATTCAGGATCAAATTCTGAATTTGATCCGTGAGCTGTGCGTGAAGAAAAACGTCGGCTGCATGCTGGTGACCCATGATATGGGGGTTGTTGCCAATGTCACGGATCGGGTCGCCGTGATGTATCGCGGCGATCTGGTCGAAATCGGCAAGACGGCGCAGGTACTGGGCCAGCCTTCACATCCTTATACTCAAAGCCTGATCTCAGCCGTGCCACGCTCGGATGTGAAGCTGGAGCGTTTCCCGCTGGTGAGTTATATCGAAGAAGCCGGAGAGATGAGCCAGCTGGATGTAAAAAACCACTGGCTGGGCCAGAGTCAGGATCAGCGCAGCTACACCGGGGCGCTGTTGCAGGTAGATAACGTCAACCTGCGCTTTGTCACCAAACACTCGTTCTTTGAGAGTCGCCGGGAGTACGTGCAGGCCTCGAATAACGTCAGTTTTGAGATCTTTGAAGGGGAAACCTTCGGCCTGGTCGGGGAGTCCGGCTCCGGGAAATCAACCATTGCCCGGGTGATTGCCGGTTTATATCCGCCGAACTCCGGTAAAGTGGTGTTTGAAGGCATTGATTTGACCGGGTTGAAGAGCGAGGCCGAGCGGCGCCCACTGCGTCGTCAGATGCAGATGGTGTTCCAGAACCCTTACTCATCGATGAACCCGCGGATGAAAATCGCCGACATTATCGCTGAACCGATCCGCTTTCATCAGCTAACCGAGAATGATGCGCAAACCCGGCAAATCGTCAACGACCTGCTCGATCATGTCGGCCTGGGGCGTGCAGCCGGGGTGAAATATCCCCATGAATTTTCCGGCGGGCAGCGGCAGCGAATTTCCATTGCCCGTGCACTAGCCACCCGTCCGCGCCTGCTGATCTGCGATGAGCCGACCTCAGCGCTGGATGTGTCGGTACAGGCTCAAATTCTCAACCTGCTCAAAGATCTGCAAGACGAGCTAAACCTGACTATGTTGTTTATCAGCCATGACCTGCCGGTGATTCGCCAGATGTGTGACCGCATTGGTGTGATGCAGATGGGAACCCTGCTGGAAGTGTCACCGACCGAGCAGCTGTTCAACTCGCCGCAACATGAATACAGCAAACAACTGATCTCACTGATGCCGGAATTTAAAGGCATGAGCCAGGAAGGATTGAAATTAGCCTAA